The Micromonospora sp. Llam0 genome includes a window with the following:
- the fxsT gene encoding FxSxx-COOH system tetratricopeptide repeat protein: MMDASSSRGSAFAVRPPLSAPAWQLEIVGRRDVLVVIDDDPVMEFWSDEFADFVAMLREQECFASVSVRSVVVADGAVRWREDPDAPLTVSPGDGGPPVVFLVTHGRSPAWTTGLIFPVLVGWAALAALAVVNVLPQQHWYDRGMDTAEVLWTPASARLPTAERPWRTSVPDPWSATEPGAPERTAVPVIERGGDWLSRWARLLAGATAGTVRMPALLVRSSDRAPGTVHAPRRSRSAARATELVARFRAKASPRAFALATRLAAAPLTSRIIRAVQRTAGRLGPAHLTEVLTSDLLRPVRHGGGTSGGDTRLRYEFRHGVRDQLLASSYRDRIIEVQYTVEGELGRDIEAVRNLTRRVRSPRQATYPRVTPASEPFLRVELAVHLALGGPNLVAAERLGQALGSPVRPRRSRYPATNSQASHTGMEPTMSDIMASPGAPFPFGARQPTPHPGSDPEGSAVSPTGSVVPPTTAVLHAQRRDQQSAVVGNLPQRNANFTGRRALLDTLHQRLRAGTTAVLPEAVHGAGGVGKSHLVIEYVYQHQQDFDLIWWIPAERTAQIQSALAELANRLDLQVPATANTAVPAVLDALRVGRPYANWLLVFDNAEDPDDVERFFPRGGPGSIVVTSRDSRWGEIASSLPVDVFDRQESIELLRRRGPELLVSDAERLAAALGDLPLAIEQAAAWRAETTMTADEYLQLLHDSQPDVDDVTEVEQDYPPLVAAAWHISLNGLRDRDPSALRLLQVCAFFASEPIGRSLLSKPRLQIHPDLDPLVRSPIRLKQAIRTIGRLSLARIDHRTNSLQMHRLVQRVLIHQMSEQDRKDLRHSAHLLLAGNDPDEPDDADHWPRYAELYPHIVASGAETCRNELVRDMVLNEAKYLWRWGDHIGARDLAQRAYRSWIDRGDETDPDSLRMATWLGFMYFVVGDYAAAAKLNARTLQLYRQTVGDTEEETLDALGAVAADHRVAGDFDGALERSITVYEQSKRNFGDEEPFTLRAAHNLAVSMRLSGLFGRALQLDEQTYEQLVHIYGTDHPDSLNTLGGINLDRRELGDYVTAHASQENLIADARRVLKYDDHPDLVRQSHQLACFRRKAGQHHEALDLSTDALRRFRTRYGDDHPDTVLANLTVSIDLRVTGDLRAARQAGEAAVQGLRALYGEDHPHTAGAQVDLAVTLRLLGEHEQARVVAEEGLRRLAQRLGDSHALVFAARVNLASARYELGEYGAARALDDETFTSCTEQLGPGHPITLACGVNLAMDLRGLGQDSPASLLFDDIVDRFRSTFGELHPATAAAAAGVRANCDIDPLPL; encoded by the coding sequence ATGATGGATGCATCGTCGTCGCGCGGGTCGGCCTTCGCCGTCCGGCCGCCGCTGTCCGCTCCTGCCTGGCAGTTGGAGATCGTCGGCCGCCGTGATGTCCTCGTCGTCATCGACGACGACCCGGTGATGGAGTTCTGGTCCGACGAGTTCGCCGATTTCGTGGCGATGCTGCGCGAGCAGGAGTGTTTCGCCTCGGTGTCGGTCCGGTCCGTGGTGGTCGCCGACGGTGCGGTGCGCTGGCGCGAAGATCCGGACGCCCCGCTGACCGTCTCCCCGGGTGACGGCGGGCCGCCGGTCGTCTTCCTGGTGACGCACGGCCGGTCGCCGGCCTGGACCACCGGGTTGATCTTCCCGGTACTCGTCGGCTGGGCGGCGTTGGCGGCGTTGGCCGTGGTCAACGTGTTGCCGCAGCAGCACTGGTACGACCGGGGAATGGACACCGCCGAAGTGCTGTGGACCCCGGCCAGCGCCCGGCTGCCGACCGCCGAGCGTCCATGGCGGACCAGTGTGCCGGACCCGTGGTCGGCGACGGAGCCCGGCGCGCCGGAGCGGACCGCTGTGCCGGTGATCGAGCGCGGCGGCGACTGGTTGTCGCGGTGGGCTCGGCTGCTGGCCGGGGCGACGGCCGGTACGGTGCGGATGCCGGCGCTGCTGGTGCGCTCGTCGGATCGGGCTCCGGGCACGGTGCACGCACCGCGTCGGTCCCGGTCGGCGGCACGGGCGACGGAGCTGGTCGCCCGGTTCCGGGCCAAGGCGTCGCCTCGGGCGTTCGCGTTGGCGACCCGGCTCGCCGCCGCTCCGTTGACCTCGCGGATCATCCGGGCGGTGCAGCGGACCGCCGGGCGGCTCGGCCCGGCGCATCTGACCGAGGTGCTGACCAGCGATCTGTTGCGGCCGGTGCGGCATGGCGGCGGTACGTCCGGCGGGGACACCCGGCTGCGGTACGAGTTCCGCCACGGGGTCCGTGACCAGTTGCTGGCGTCGAGCTACCGGGACCGCATCATCGAGGTCCAGTACACCGTGGAGGGCGAGCTCGGCCGGGACATCGAGGCGGTACGCAACCTGACCCGTCGGGTCCGCAGTCCTCGCCAGGCCACGTACCCCCGGGTGACCCCGGCGTCCGAGCCGTTTCTGCGGGTCGAGCTGGCGGTGCACCTGGCGTTGGGCGGCCCGAACCTGGTCGCCGCCGAGCGGCTCGGTCAGGCGTTGGGATCGCCGGTGCGGCCCCGCAGATCCCGCTATCCGGCGACAAATTCGCAAGCGAGTCATACAGGTATGGAGCCGACGATGTCTGACATAATGGCGTCGCCGGGAGCGCCTTTCCCGTTCGGTGCCCGGCAGCCGACGCCCCACCCCGGATCCGACCCAGAAGGGAGTGCGGTGTCTCCGACCGGCAGTGTCGTCCCGCCGACCACCGCTGTCCTGCACGCCCAGCGACGCGACCAGCAGTCGGCCGTCGTCGGTAACCTGCCGCAGCGCAACGCCAATTTCACCGGGCGGCGGGCGCTGCTCGACACGCTGCACCAGCGGCTGCGCGCCGGCACCACTGCGGTGCTGCCCGAGGCGGTGCACGGTGCCGGCGGCGTCGGCAAGTCCCATCTGGTCATCGAGTACGTCTACCAGCACCAGCAGGACTTCGACCTCATCTGGTGGATCCCCGCCGAGCGGACGGCGCAGATCCAGTCCGCGCTCGCTGAGCTCGCCAACCGACTTGACCTGCAGGTGCCGGCGACGGCGAACACCGCCGTGCCGGCGGTGCTCGACGCGCTGCGCGTCGGTCGCCCGTACGCCAACTGGCTGCTGGTGTTCGACAACGCCGAGGATCCCGACGACGTGGAGCGGTTCTTCCCCCGGGGTGGGCCGGGCAGCATCGTGGTCACCTCGCGCGACTCCCGGTGGGGTGAGATCGCCAGCAGCCTGCCGGTCGACGTGTTCGACCGGCAGGAGAGCATCGAGCTGCTTCGTCGGCGCGGCCCGGAGCTGCTGGTCAGCGACGCCGAGCGGCTCGCCGCCGCGTTGGGTGACCTGCCGCTGGCCATCGAACAGGCGGCGGCGTGGCGCGCTGAGACGACGATGACCGCCGACGAGTACCTGCAGCTGCTGCACGACAGCCAACCCGACGTCGACGACGTGACCGAGGTGGAGCAGGACTACCCGCCGCTGGTCGCCGCCGCCTGGCACATCTCCCTCAACGGGCTGCGGGACCGGGACCCGTCGGCGCTGCGACTGCTGCAGGTCTGCGCGTTCTTCGCGTCCGAGCCGATCGGTCGGTCGCTGCTGTCCAAGCCCCGGTTGCAGATCCACCCCGACCTCGACCCGCTGGTGCGCAGCCCGATCCGGCTCAAGCAGGCGATCCGGACCATCGGCCGGTTGTCGTTGGCCCGCATCGATCACCGGACCAACTCGTTGCAGATGCACCGGCTGGTCCAGCGGGTCCTGATCCACCAGATGAGCGAGCAGGACCGTAAGGACCTGCGGCACAGCGCCCACCTGCTGCTCGCCGGCAACGACCCCGACGAGCCCGACGACGCCGACCACTGGCCCCGCTACGCCGAGCTGTACCCGCACATCGTCGCCTCCGGTGCGGAGACCTGCCGAAACGAGCTGGTCCGGGACATGGTGCTCAACGAGGCGAAGTATCTGTGGCGCTGGGGCGACCACATCGGTGCCCGCGACCTCGCCCAGCGCGCGTACAGATCGTGGATCGACCGCGGCGACGAGACCGACCCGGACAGTCTGCGGATGGCGACCTGGCTCGGGTTCATGTACTTCGTCGTCGGCGACTACGCCGCCGCCGCGAAGTTGAACGCCCGAACGTTGCAGCTGTACCGGCAGACGGTCGGCGACACCGAGGAGGAGACGCTCGACGCGCTCGGCGCGGTCGCCGCCGACCATCGCGTCGCCGGTGACTTCGACGGGGCGTTGGAGCGCTCGATCACCGTCTACGAGCAGTCCAAGCGCAACTTCGGTGACGAGGAGCCGTTCACCCTGCGGGCCGCGCACAACCTTGCGGTCAGCATGCGGCTGTCCGGGCTGTTCGGTCGGGCGCTGCAACTCGACGAGCAGACCTACGAGCAGTTGGTGCACATCTACGGCACCGACCACCCGGACAGCCTGAACACCCTCGGCGGCATCAACCTCGACCGGCGCGAGCTGGGTGACTACGTGACGGCGCACGCCAGCCAGGAGAACCTCATCGCCGACGCCCGTCGGGTGCTGAAGTACGACGACCATCCGGACCTGGTCCGGCAGAGTCACCAGCTGGCCTGCTTCCGACGTAAGGCCGGCCAGCACCACGAGGCGCTGGACCTGTCCACCGACGCGCTGCGGCGGTTCCGCACCCGCTACGGCGACGACCACCCGGACACGGTGCTGGCCAACCTGACCGTCTCGATCGACCTGCGGGTCACCGGTGACCTGCGGGCCGCGCGGCAGGCCGGTGAGGCGGCCGTGCAGGGTCTGCGCGCGCTGTACGGCGAGGACCATCCGCACACCGCAGGGGCGCAGGTCGACCTGGCGGTGACGCTGCGCCTGCTCGGTGAGCACGAGCAGGCCCGGGTGGTGGCCGAGGAGGGTCTGCGCCGGCTGGCGCAGCGGCTCGGGGACAGCCACGCCCTGGTGTTCGCCGCCCGAGTCAACCTGGCCAGCGCCCGGTACGAACTCGGCGAGTACGGGGCGGCGCGGGCACTCGACGACGAGACGTTCACCAGCTGTACGGAGCAGCTCGGTCCCGGCCATCCGATCACCTTGGCCTGCGGGGTCAACCTCGCGATGGACCTGCGCGGGCTGGGCCAGGATTCACCGGCGAGCCTGTTGTTCGACGACATCGTGGACCGGTTCCGGTCCACGTTCGGTGAACTGCATCCGGCGACGGCGGCAGCGGCGGCCGGGGTGCGGGCCAACTGCGACATCGATCCGCTGCCGCTGTGA